One genomic region from Blastopirellula marina encodes:
- a CDS encoding M16 family metallopeptidase, whose product MKFRQATLDNGLDIVAEVNPNAYSLATAFFVKTGSRDESAEVAGVSHFLEHMVFKGTARRTAEDVNRELDELGAQSNAFTSEEQTVYYAVVLPELQSQIVDLLADIMRPTLRQEDFDTEKKVILEEIMKYDDQPPYGGHEKSMAAWFGKHPLGNSVLGTQQSVGDLSQQQMMAYFQQRYSPTNMTLVATGNVDFDKLVDQANQLCGSWKKYNVSRITDRPVGQSNFQLVTKETSIQQYVIQLAESPGSEDEARYAARLLATIMGDDVGSRFFWELVDPGLAEFAAMESYEFQGCGVMMNYVCCAPQDAQRVLEVVNHEVEKLMTDGITQRELDLAKNKVCSHVVLRSERPSSRLFSVGSSWTQRKSLRTVKETVESYQKVKLEDIGRLLEKYDLRKTSTTAVGPLTALHLP is encoded by the coding sequence GTGAAATTTCGCCAGGCGACGCTTGATAACGGCTTGGATATCGTTGCCGAAGTCAACCCGAATGCTTATTCGCTTGCCACGGCATTCTTTGTAAAGACCGGCTCTCGTGACGAATCGGCGGAAGTCGCCGGCGTTAGTCACTTCCTGGAGCACATGGTCTTCAAAGGGACCGCGCGCCGTACGGCCGAAGACGTCAACCGAGAACTCGACGAACTCGGTGCGCAGTCGAACGCGTTCACCAGCGAAGAGCAGACCGTCTATTACGCCGTCGTCCTGCCGGAACTGCAATCGCAGATCGTCGACCTGCTGGCCGACATCATGCGCCCCACATTGCGGCAAGAGGATTTCGATACCGAAAAGAAGGTGATCCTCGAAGAGATCATGAAGTACGACGACCAGCCTCCTTACGGCGGTCACGAAAAGAGCATGGCAGCCTGGTTCGGCAAGCACCCACTGGGCAACAGTGTCCTCGGCACGCAGCAGTCAGTCGGCGACTTAAGCCAACAGCAGATGATGGCCTATTTCCAGCAGCGCTACAGCCCGACCAACATGACGCTGGTCGCCACCGGCAATGTCGATTTTGACAAGCTTGTCGATCAGGCCAACCAGTTGTGCGGCAGTTGGAAGAAGTACAACGTCTCTCGCATCACGGACCGTCCGGTTGGCCAGTCGAACTTCCAGCTCGTCACCAAAGAGACCTCGATCCAGCAGTACGTCATTCAGCTGGCCGAGTCCCCTGGCTCGGAAGACGAAGCCCGGTACGCGGCGCGACTTCTGGCCACAATCATGGGGGACGACGTCGGTAGCCGCTTCTTCTGGGAACTGGTCGACCCAGGCCTGGCAGAGTTCGCCGCGATGGAATCGTACGAGTTCCAAGGGTGCGGCGTGATGATGAACTACGTCTGCTGTGCCCCGCAAGACGCCCAGCGTGTGCTGGAAGTGGTCAACCATGAAGTCGAAAAACTGATGACCGACGGCATCACCCAGCGCGAGCTCGACCTGGCCAAGAACAAGGTCTGTTCGCACGTCGTGCTGCGGAGTGAACGCCCCTCAAGCCGGTTGTTTTCGGTCGGATCAAGCTGGACGCAGCGCAAAAGCCTGCGAACGGTCAAGGAAACAGTCGAGTCGTATCAGAAGGTCAAGCTCGAGGACATCGGACGACTTTTAGAGAAGTACGATTTGCGCAAGACCTCGACCACGGCGGTCGGACCGCTGACGGCGTTACATCTTCCGTAG
- a CDS encoding M16 family metallopeptidase, with amino-acid sequence MRSTYYSESFDNGLTLLAESMPWLQSAAFSIVIPAGVQREDESNRGVANLLCDWVQRGCGDLDSREYVEALDNLGVARGGGVSSSHLSFGGALLAENLDATLGIFADLVQRPHFLADEFEDAKQVCFQELRALEDDLHQQTMLSLRRQMYPDPWGWHPTGTLASVEALTEDVAKEYFDTWVRPDEAIISVAGNFDWDRLKQTIQKLFGDWKSRPGQTSYLGSTLPEYVHIPFESSQTHVGLGFKGVPISDPNFYQVRAAIGIMSDGMSSRLFSEVREKRGLCYTVYASCNSLKTQGAVLAYAGTSTERAQETLDVMIEQFNELPKGVRQDELTRLKARFKSGIIMQQESSSSRASSLAADWYHLGRIRTMEELETILDGISVETINAYLEKNPPKDYRVTTIGAKRLEVSSEISPGDA; translated from the coding sequence GTGCGTTCCACTTATTACTCCGAGAGTTTCGACAACGGACTGACCCTCCTCGCCGAGTCGATGCCATGGCTGCAATCGGCAGCGTTTTCGATCGTGATCCCGGCTGGCGTGCAGCGCGAAGATGAATCGAATCGCGGTGTCGCGAACCTCCTTTGCGATTGGGTCCAACGCGGCTGTGGCGATCTCGATAGCCGAGAATATGTCGAGGCGCTCGATAACCTGGGTGTGGCCCGCGGCGGCGGCGTTTCGTCCAGCCATCTTTCTTTCGGCGGCGCACTGCTGGCCGAGAACCTGGATGCCACGCTCGGTATCTTTGCCGATCTCGTGCAGCGGCCTCACTTCCTGGCCGATGAGTTCGAAGACGCCAAGCAGGTATGCTTTCAGGAACTCCGTGCCCTGGAAGACGACCTGCATCAGCAAACGATGCTTAGTCTGCGGCGGCAGATGTATCCCGATCCTTGGGGTTGGCACCCGACAGGGACTCTGGCCAGCGTCGAGGCACTGACCGAAGATGTCGCCAAGGAGTATTTCGATACGTGGGTTCGCCCCGACGAAGCAATCATTTCCGTCGCTGGCAACTTCGATTGGGATCGGCTCAAGCAAACGATTCAAAAGCTGTTCGGCGATTGGAAGTCGCGCCCCGGGCAAACGAGCTACCTCGGTTCGACCCTTCCTGAGTATGTTCATATTCCCTTTGAATCGAGCCAGACGCACGTCGGTCTCGGGTTTAAAGGGGTGCCGATTTCCGATCCCAACTTCTACCAGGTCCGTGCCGCTATCGGCATCATGAGCGACGGCATGAGCTCGCGTCTGTTTAGCGAAGTCCGCGAGAAGCGCGGACTGTGCTATACGGTTTATGCTTCGTGCAACTCGCTTAAAACCCAGGGGGCCGTTCTGGCCTATGCCGGGACTAGCACCGAAAGGGCTCAAGAGACGCTCGATGTCATGATCGAACAGTTCAACGAACTGCCTAAGGGCGTCCGCCAGGATGAATTGACGCGGCTCAAAGCTCGCTTCAAGAGCGGGATCATCATGCAGCAGGAATCGAGTTCGTCTCGCGCCTCTTCGCTGGCGGCAGATTGGTATCACCTCGGCCGGATTCGGACGATGGAAGAGTTAGAGACGATACTGGATGGAATCAGTGTCGAAACCATCAACGCCTACCTGGAAAAGAATCCGCCCAAAGACTATCGGGTGACAACCATCGGTGCAAAGAGATTGGAGGTTTCGAGTGAAATTTCGCCAGGCGACGCTTGA
- a CDS encoding GNAT family N-acetyltransferase, which yields MEISLANLPDEPPLPPGFRFQPWTAEILKRHAEVKFQSFRFEVDANVFPCLGDSEGCFRLMREISMRDGFLPSATWLIEHEDPESGDWRAVATVQGVRDREGNGSIQNLGVVPGFRGQGIGAILLLRALHGFREHDLPQASLEVTSQNIGAIRLYERLGFRIASTVYKAVEMGAVQTSTHA from the coding sequence ATGGAGATTTCGCTAGCAAACCTCCCCGACGAGCCCCCTCTTCCACCGGGATTCCGCTTTCAGCCTTGGACGGCAGAAATTCTCAAGCGGCATGCGGAGGTGAAGTTTCAAAGCTTTCGTTTCGAAGTCGATGCCAATGTCTTCCCTTGTTTGGGGGACTCTGAAGGGTGCTTTCGCTTGATGCGTGAGATTTCGATGCGCGATGGTTTCCTGCCGTCGGCTACCTGGCTGATCGAACACGAGGATCCCGAGTCAGGCGACTGGCGAGCGGTGGCTACCGTGCAAGGCGTCCGAGATCGCGAAGGAAATGGTTCGATTCAAAATCTAGGGGTCGTGCCTGGCTTTCGAGGGCAAGGGATCGGGGCCATTCTGCTTCTGCGGGCACTTCATGGCTTTCGCGAGCACGACTTGCCGCAGGCCTCGCTGGAAGTGACCTCGCAGAATATCGGAGCGATTCGCCTGTACGAACGGCTGGGCTTCCGAATCGCTTCAACTGTCTATAAAGCGGTCGAAATGGGGGCCGTGCAAACGAGCACGCATGCTTAG